The genomic segment GGCCGGAGTCGGTGGCTGCGCTGGGGGCCCTCGGAGACTGGGAGGTGTGGAAGGCTGTTCGGGCACGCTCCATCGATGACGTCTTCCGGGCGGTCGATATCTACGGCGAACTGGTATCCGGGCTTCTTGTAGAGGGATGGAAAGAGGGCGTCGTCGGCGGGGCCGGTGCGCTCGTCGAAATTGATGCCGGAGCTCTGCGAGCTGCCGTTCCCTCAGCTCTCACATTCGTTCTGGCTGGGGGCATCGTGCCGTCCGAGGTTGCCTCGACTATGGCACGCTTCTCCCCGGACGTTATAGATGTGTCGTCGGGGGTCGAACGATCGCCCGGCCTTAAGGACCACGAACTCGTCACAGCATTCATCAAGGAAGCACACAGCGTGTCCGAAGCGATGACAAACAGGCTCGAGGCAGGGCAGGCATGACCGCGGACGCCGTGTCCGACCGTTTCGGGATCTTCGGTGGGCGTTACGTGCCCGAAACGCTGATCCCGGCCCTCGACGAGGTGTCAGAGGCGTATCGAGTCGCGTCGCACGACCCGGCGTTTGGGGCTGAGTTGCGAGACCTCAGCCAGAACTTCGTTGGGCGTCCGACTCCTCTCTATCACGCGCGGCGTTTGGGGGCCTCGATCAGGCACGATTCTGTGTGGCTGAAGCGAGAGGACCTGAATCACACCGGCGCCCACAAGATCAACAACACGATCGGTCAGGCCCTCCTCGCCCGGCGCATGGGAAAGAAGCGCATCATCGCTGAGACAGGTGCCGGGCAACACGGGGTGGCTACGGCTACAGCGTGCGCACTCTTCGATATGGAGTGCGTCGTCTACATGGGCGAAGAGGACATCGAGCGACAGGCACTCAACGTCTATCGGATGGAGCTTCTCGGGGCGGAGGTGCGTCCGGTGGGGTCGGGTACTCGCACGCTTAAGGACGCAACCAACGAGGCGATCCGTGACTGGGTTACCAATGTCGTATCGACTCACTACATCATCGGTTCTGTCGTGGGCCCGGACCCATTTCCACGCATGGTGCGAGATTTTCAGTCGGTGATTGGCCAGGAGGCGCGTGTACAGATGCTAGATCGGACAGGTCGACTCCCTGAATGGGTTGTCGCCTGTGTCGGGGGCGGCTCGAACGCGATGGGGATGTTCCATGCGTTCGTGCCGGACGACGGCGTTGATCTCATCGGCGTGGAAGCGGGAGGAGATGGGGTCGAATCGAACCGTCACTCGGCCTCGCTCGCCGCCGGATCGCCGGGTGTTCTCCACGGCTCTCTCAGCTATCTTCTGCAAGATTCAGATGGTCAGGTCTCGCCGGCCCATTCGATTTCTGCTGGGCTGGATTATCCTGGGGTCGGACCGGAGCATTCCTCCCTCAAGGATTCCGGGCGTGCGCGCTATTCCTACGTTACGGATTGCGAGGCATTGAACGCATTCCACAGTCTCTCGGAACTGGAGGGTGTCATTCCTGCTCTGGAGTCGGCGCACGCCGTGGCGTATGTCCTGCGAGAAGGTGCCTCCGTTGCCGGTCCCATACTCGTGTGCCTATCCGGCCGTGGCGACAAGGATGTCGCTCACGTTGCCAGGACCGAGGGCCGCGGCAGCCCGATTTGATCGCCTGTTGACTGCCGTTACCGACACCACGGGGGCCGATGACACGGACCTAGACTGGGACGAGGAGAGTCTCCCTGTCGAACTGGTTCGGTCTCTCATCGTTACACTGGGCAAAGCCTTCCACACCTTCCAATTGTACGACGAAAACAACCCCGTGCGGCAGCGATTCGTCGATACGCTGAAGAGTGAGTTTTCCCGACTCTGGTCCGAGCTCGACAAGCTTGTCGTAACGATCGACGAGGACCACATATTCTTCGGTGATTCGGAGGTCTGTCGCTCCAAGTCACGGAATGACTCACTGGCATTCCCGTTTT from the Longimicrobiales bacterium genome contains:
- a CDS encoding phosphoribosylanthranilate isomerase, giving the protein MTRAKICGITNADDANAVQAAGADFVGLILSDGFARSVHPARAAHVVSGIATPRVAVLVNEPPAEALVRAQSIGASVVQLHGDERPESVAALGALGDWEVWKAVRARSIDDVFRAVDIYGELVSGLLVEGWKEGVVGGAGALVEIDAGALRAAVPSALTFVLAGGIVPSEVASTMARFSPDVIDVSSGVERSPGLKDHELVTAFIKEAHSVSEAMTNRLEAGQA
- the trpB gene encoding tryptophan synthase subunit beta, producing MTADAVSDRFGIFGGRYVPETLIPALDEVSEAYRVASHDPAFGAELRDLSQNFVGRPTPLYHARRLGASIRHDSVWLKREDLNHTGAHKINNTIGQALLARRMGKKRIIAETGAGQHGVATATACALFDMECVVYMGEEDIERQALNVYRMELLGAEVRPVGSGTRTLKDATNEAIRDWVTNVVSTHYIIGSVVGPDPFPRMVRDFQSVIGQEARVQMLDRTGRLPEWVVACVGGGSNAMGMFHAFVPDDGVDLIGVEAGGDGVESNRHSASLAAGSPGVLHGSLSYLLQDSDGQVSPAHSISAGLDYPGVGPEHSSLKDSGRARYSYVTDCEALNAFHSLSELEGVIPALESAHAVAYVLREGASVAGPILVCLSGRGDKDVAHVARTEGRGSPI